The Ziziphus jujuba cultivar Dongzao chromosome 5, ASM3175591v1 genome segment ttggttatttatgtttatttttagacgcactcatacagtattggtgttctgatgtatggtgtatggacacgtggtagtgcgcggttattatctggtttagcgcacggttattacttcacccgtgagttgccattggaccgtgggcaggcaaggttattgttgcgcacagccgcccccctccttggccgggtgatggttttagcagcggtactgtcgggacgccgaagtgaccgttgcaggtttctctctttaaccccccgccagtcggtgctcgggacgctgggtatcggagggcatcaccggtatatagtgtggtgcgtcggtgtaaattgcaaataatggtttaaaccccaaaggtgttcaaaatttatttactataatttattacattttaattatatttggggtatttatttatttaattgttgtttgttaaattatttaatcccttggtttttgggaggtatgtacattgggttttgtgaaaaggttttaaaaagggaacatttcaaatggAGCGATTGgtaagagttttgagggaaattattattttccaacagctattattatttatttattaattgttggtatttgttctattccttaattgctattactattatttttatcatcgtaaaaagtgttcagtagttcgggttactcacgtagatgattagtatctcacactcttaaattccgttcccttaggtgcaagtggtggtagacgttcttccggagcgaaccaagttttccactgctgttgtgtttcgagaagtacttccgtactctttcatttcagtgtattatttctttcagtcttgttgtatttctgttgtttagcacttcttaaagctctgtatactattgggatacttctgttttatttatgcactggactgtgttgtttttgagaagtgctgaaatttgtggaacaatttgtagtttgtgggaggaataaggggatgtttttagaagtgtgttttcagtgcaggtagtttgtggtaagtaaatcccttaggggaggctctgtcggattttctgttggagggtccggtagggtttccctgggatcagggctgtctagggttccgggaaaggaattctggacgggtcctgacaattttatttttttggaacaatatatgtatttgttttaAACTAtcctattaaaaaatattattcattcgATTATCACGACTAAAATTGACGCAAGAACAACTTATAGAAACAAGCCAATAACCCTAGAAAAGGActtatatgttttctttttctttttttcttcttggatTTTCTCTTGGAGCCTTCTACTTTATATTTCCTTTTCGAATCCTGGTgacaaataatacatttttggGCATATATAGTGTTCAGATAATTACAAAATGAGCCTAACTCAATCAGGAAATTACCAAGTTTTCCAGCTTAAAAGCTGAGAGTCTAcgaacaaacaaaaaagaaattatatttatgtgatgaaaaaaaaaaaaaaatctcaaattgtgctcttaaattttaaagaggAAGAAGCCAAAATCAAAGATTTGCAGATAAAACCTGCTGTTAAGTGTTAATAATATTCATGTGTAATATCAACCAAATATCTTATCATTATATCTAACattaaaataaagcatgtaGATTATGAGTGTTTTGTTGCATTGCACCATATTCAACCATATatacaaggtttttttttttttttttttggggggttcgTTATTCATGGTACATACATAAACAtttattgaagttttttttcCATGTATATAATAAGCCGAGACTCCTATAATTAATTCTATGTTCTTTATAGTGACGTGTGGCTGTCCATACTCAAGCCCCAGATAAGGACctatatgttttttctttttggattttcttaTGGAGccttgtatattttatatttggttttCGAGTCCTGGTAACCAATAAAACATTTTTGGGCATAGTATTCAGAGAGTTACAAAAGCAGCCTAACTCAATCAGAAAATTACCGAGCTTTCCAGCTTCAAAGTTGGCAGTcaaaaacaaactaaaaagaattatattaatgccaaaaaaagaaaaccttaaATCGAGATAAAACCAACTGTTAATAATCATGTGTAATGTTAACCCAACAACCTatcatcatatttaatattaaaataaaatgtatagatcttacaaaatatttattaaatatgggATTATATGTGTTTCGTTGCATCATATTCAAccattacatataattttttttttttttttttaattttctcatgTGACCATGTATACAATGGTCATTGGCTTAGAAACTACTCAAAGACAATGGATATTTGCTTGCCTGGTTTTACAACCATGTAGGAGTCCATAACTAGTGATTTACAGCTCACATAAACCCTTTTCTCACAACGATTTTAGCATATTGGAGTGCAAACAGAGGCACAAATATGGCTTGCCAAGGTTCAAACTGACAACCTTGAACTCCCAAAATATGGACTACCAACTTCCTACCCCTGCTCCACCCCTCGGGTGTATacattacttattttattttttaataaagcaTCAGAGTATGATTTACGCATCAAATGCAAATTAcatcagaagaaaaaaaaaaaaaaaaaaacaccatgaAATTTATTGACTATGATAAATTACTTCACTTGGGAGTCCTATGGCAAGCCTCTTTGAGAGGAAGAGGTGGATCCGAATAAGCTCCAGTTGAAATTTTGTGGAAGACGGCCTTATTAGCAGCCTCAGTATAATGAATCCCATCCCAATTTACCCTTGTCCAGGGCCGTTGGCACGAACCCACAAATATTTGGGTTCCATTAACTTGGATTGTTTCTCCACACCCAGCACTGCCATAATTGTATTTTCCACCATACCCACAACACGCTACTAATGGCTTCTCAAATCCTGCAAGTAGTTTTCACCATTTcattaattcaaaatcaaaataatttaatatatatgtatatatatatatatatctctgtgtgtgtgtgtatattccTAGAATTTCCATAAGcttttttttgatattgaagATATGGGATTCCAACTTTTGATCTTTGTACCAGAAAATAGTGGATTTGATACACTAGGTTATTTTCctagtaaaatattttatacattaGGATATAATATGTATGTTGTGATTTGTTTGTTAGTTCGCCTTGTAGATTGTAACTTCAAGTCATTTACCAAGGTGATACCATTTTAAAAGGGTCATGTTTTATTAGTATGGCTTCaatcataaaaatgaaaataagttTCTGACAAACCAGCACTGAATTTTGTTAtgcataaaaacaaaatgatcATTTTCATAATGACCAAAACCAAAACGCGTATCTTACCATCATTATGGGGATGCGTATATAAGGAGTATTTGGCAGAGTAGACATCTACATATGTGATTGCAGCCAAAGGAAGATCCTTCCTGAGTTGAACAACAGCCTCTTTCAATTTGGTATTAAAGTATTGAGCCACTTCATTGTAAGGTTTAGCACAACCGGCTTCATCTTTTTGTGCTGATGGGAAAGTGTTCAAAATGTAAGGAAGGCAGCCAATTGGCCCTGTGTTGTGAATCCAAAATGATGTACCTCccgatatattatatatattctacaCCACCatcattatataaaaaatatttattataaccatgattttcaaaaaatatgtaataaatgaaatttcatataaatatattttaccttgAAATTTGTTGAGAAGCTGTTGATGATATCAGGGACGGATGCATTAACCATCGCTATAGACAAGTTCGAAAAGAAACATTGACCCAGATCGTTCTGCCCAATATCGAAAGTGTACAATGCCTGCTTAAAGTACTCTGCTATTGTAACATGGTTAGCTAAACAGACAGAATAAGCCAATTTGATTTACTTCTTCTTAACTAGTAAGCATATTTAGCGCTTGAACTGTGCCGTATTAAACTAATgatatattcttttcttttttttttttttttgggtaaataaaattttatatatacaaagtgACGAGTATATAGATTTTAGTTTTACCTCCATGTGTTTTTGGTGATAAGGATTTTAATCGCACGAATTGATCGTATTGGATACCAAGATAGAAGGGACTTAATGCACCATATGGCAATGTGATGGTAGAACCTGCAGTTGCAAAATTTGCTCCGTGCTTGAAGTTGGTCCTTTGGGAATCTAGATATGCACTCAGATATGGGAGATTCAAACTGTTTGCTGAAACACAAAAGTTtatcccccccccccaaaaaaaaaaaaaaaaatagaaagaaaaaatcagGTCTCATTTGgttaaataattacataaagATTCACTATTATCCCTTTTTTGGTTTtacaccaatatatatatatatatatatattaaaaaagaaatggatTGGAATTACCACTCAAATTAATTGTTCTGTGCTagaagggctttttttttttttttaattttttaattttttattcttaggaTTCAGATCATTATACACATCATTAtagatggaaaagaaaaaaatctttaatagaATGGGCATATATTACATCTTTGacacatttatttataaaattaatgtgGATCTCATTTATATTTTCAACATGTCATATACAAattctattataatatttttttgattgaaaaaataactttattatAGAACTGTCTCGACAAATAAACAATCATATGAGAACCATTAATACAACAACtagtcatttttatttttttctattatcttGTTTGATAAATTAAGTGAGgatttaaatcttttaaaatttaaatcttttaaaaaatgtaaaattttcatCTATTTTGGATAGTTATTATAAGATGGAAAGGTGTTATCCATCTACTTTTATCAACCAAAATACAGCTTTAAACGCTAAATTAGGACCAATAAGTAGTATGGTATGCTGGATGCTACATATATGTGTAGCTTATTAAATTGGATCTAAGTGACGTCTAGATCAACCGGAaatgtttttcaaaaacaaaggaGCCAAGCTAACTAGCTCTTAACAGTGATCATGATTCATGAGCATGACCAttaatatacgtatatatatatatatataagagtaaTTAAATTGATATAAGTTAAATTAAGTGATAGAATTAAGTAAAAGGTTGAAAATATTTGTGTACCTATGAAATCGATGATGAGCCTGCCATCTGAAGTTCTTCCAGCAGGCTTATGGAAAAAAGTCTCCCCATAAGGTTTGTAGAGAAATGCTGGAAAAGCAGCAGCCAACCCACCCGTGTCCGAATTCGAGTCCCCGAAATTGAAGATTGCTGGAAACTCACAGTCTTTCACAGCAAACACTACATAATTGAGCTTGAAGATGGTAATAGAGGATAGAACCATAAAAGAACAAgagagataaataaaaaatctgacAAGGCTTGTAAGAAACTCCATTAATTTGAAGGTTAAAGAAacaagcgaaaaaaaaaaaaaaaccaaaaccaaattaGCTTAATGCCAATGAATGGAGATCAGCACAAGAGAGTTCGATTTATAAAGAGCAGGAAATtgggtggtttttattttttattttttaatttttatttttattgtacaTTTGCATATGTAATCTTAGAAGGATTTTGACTAAGCTACATGTGGAATGTCGAAGCGTAtagaaaaaatcatatataggaAAATTTATGATATATCTTGGACTGACTTAGACGGCGGTTTGGAAAAAAAGGTATGGAAAtttaggaagaaaaaaattccGCGTCTCATCAAAAGACTTCCCTGGACAATATTGTTGGAAACGTATTCCAATAAgtccaaaaattaatttcacgTTATGTTCGAATCTCATATGCCTCGTTCTTTACGTACGTTGGCCCAATAATAAAGTTATACAGAGACAGCCATGAAACAATTAGTCCACCCCTAACGTTTTTTAAGGTTTCCTATTATTTCCCTCTTGGTAAAAGCGGAGTCTTACTAAGGTTTAATCACGccaggattaaaaaaaaagaaaaaaagaaaaaaagaaaaaaaaaactccaaattATCATAtatccccccccaaaaaaaaaaaacaaaaaagtcaaattatttaataaattttggaaaaattacaaaGTATCAATTTGAACTTTTACAAAAGTTTCAGTTTGCCctctaattaaatttatttttcaagcaaTCTCTCCCTTATATGTTGGTATCATATCATGTCAATTTTACCGCCTcgttgtaattttatttatttatttacttttttgttaTTAGATTATGTCAGTTGATCaatcaataacaaaattaacttgtttatataaataaaatttgtttaaatcaaaactttttttttcttgaacaaatttgttaaaaacaatgaaccaaaaataattttattctcGGTAtctatcaaattttgaaaaaaatcacTTCAGCTCTTTTCATTTTGAACTTTTTGCTATGGAAAAATTTCACTATAGTCctctcaattttaattttgtttcactTTAACCCATTTTGCTAGTCAAACTATAGAcaactaatatattttaatcaaatatacaCTTTAACccctttttattaaaatataccccccaaaaaaaaaaatctacaaaaaacaatgattttttttagttattgaccactcattattttttataataattatgtctaaaaaatttacaaagaaaattatactatta includes the following:
- the LOC107421039 gene encoding esterase-like isoform X1; its protein translation is MVLSSITIFKLNYVVFAVKDCEFPAIFNFGDSNSDTGGLAAAFPAFLYKPYGETFFHKPAGRTSDGRLIIDFIANSLNLPYLSAYLDSQRTNFKHGANFATAGSTITLPYGALSPFYLGIQYDQFVRLKSLSPKTHGAEYFKQALYTFDIGQNDLGQCFFSNLSIAMVNASVPDIINSFSTNFKNIYNISGGTSFWIHNTGPIGCLPYILNTFPSAQKDEAGCAKPYNEVAQYFNTKLKEAVVQLRKDLPLAAITYVDVYSAKYSLYTHPHNDGFEKPLVACCGYGGKYNYGSAGCGETIQVNGTQIFVGSCQRPWTRVNWDGIHYTEAANKAVFHKISTGAYSDPPLPLKEACHRTPK
- the LOC107421039 gene encoding esterase-like isoform X2; translated protein: MVLSSITIFKLNYVVFAVKDCEFPAIFNFGDSNSDTGGLAAAFPAFLYKPYGETFFHKPAGRTSDGRLIIDFIANSLNLPYLSAYLDSQRTNFKHGANFATAGSTITLPYGALSPFYLGIQYDQFVRLKSLSPKTHGEYFKQALYTFDIGQNDLGQCFFSNLSIAMVNASVPDIINSFSTNFKNIYNISGGTSFWIHNTGPIGCLPYILNTFPSAQKDEAGCAKPYNEVAQYFNTKLKEAVVQLRKDLPLAAITYVDVYSAKYSLYTHPHNDGFEKPLVACCGYGGKYNYGSAGCGETIQVNGTQIFVGSCQRPWTRVNWDGIHYTEAANKAVFHKISTGAYSDPPLPLKEACHRTPK